Proteins encoded in a region of the Toxorhynchites rutilus septentrionalis strain SRP unplaced genomic scaffold, ASM2978413v1 HiC_scaffold_15, whole genome shotgun sequence genome:
- the LOC129781584 gene encoding uncharacterized protein LOC129781584, whose product MDRTSVTSRIPTGLRVPRGYRATQAIGGKAESGGKVRFPSKTIPTANEIDPEESLIEDENFPPLFYEDIEDTGDDPYDWEPINISEIDEVYFRKLKAEWELQKMRVENSRWRQENQRLKTAAKGEKWRSRSLFKSSIINIIGSVFVCYLQFLLLF is encoded by the exons atggACCGAACGAGCGTTACATCCCGAATTCCGACcggcttgagggttccgagaggctatcgggccacccaagcaatTGGAGGTAaagcggaatcgggagggaaagttcgttttccaagcaag actATTCCAACCGCGAACGAGATAGATCCTGAAGAGAGCTTGATTGAGGACGAAAATTTTCCGCCGTTGTTCTATGAAGACATAGAGGATACTGGAGACGACCcgtacgactgggagccgataaACATTTCCGAGATCGACGAGGTATATTTTCGGAAGCTGAAGGCTGAATgggagcttcaaaaaatgagAGTGGAAAACTCCAGATGgcggcaggagaatcaacggctaAAAACAGCAGCAAAAGGG gagaagtggcgcagtcgctctttgTTTAAATCTTCTATCATAAACATAATTGGGAGTGTTTTTGTGTGTtatcttcaatttttgttattattttaa